One segment of Acetoanaerobium noterae DNA contains the following:
- a CDS encoding FprA family A-type flavoprotein: MNTLSVKIHEDVHYIGVNDRETHLFENMWPLDNGISYNSYLLTGEKNVLLDTVKITKVDSFLVKIQNILKDKPLDYLVIHHMEPDHSGSIKSVIDMYPDVKLVGNKKTQDFLEAFYGVTGNFIEIKEGDTLDLGDKKLTFYMTPMVHWPESMVSYESKHKILFSQDAFGGFGALDGPIFDDEINWDFYESETRRYYSNIVGKHSKQVQVAIKKLSGLDISMICPVHGPVWRSKPEKIVSLYDKWSKFDTDEGVVIVYGTMYGNTSIMAEAIARVLAEEGIKDVKMYDVSKTHNSHIINEIWKYKGLILGSCTYNNGLFPIMSNLVNVIKMNNIQNHILGVFGSYSWSGGAVKTLKEFGETCQYDFIENVVEVKCSPAIDDLEKCAEIAKEMAKRLKESR, translated from the coding sequence ATGAATACCTTGTCAGTAAAGATTCATGAAGATGTACATTATATTGGAGTAAATGACAGAGAAACCCATTTGTTTGAAAATATGTGGCCGCTAGATAACGGAATAAGCTATAACTCATATCTTTTAACTGGAGAAAAAAATGTACTTTTAGATACAGTGAAGATTACTAAAGTAGATAGCTTCTTAGTAAAAATTCAAAACATCCTAAAAGATAAGCCACTTGATTACCTTGTAATTCATCATATGGAGCCAGACCACTCAGGCTCTATAAAATCTGTAATAGATATGTATCCAGATGTAAAGCTTGTAGGAAACAAAAAAACTCAGGATTTCTTAGAAGCGTTTTATGGCGTAACAGGAAATTTCATCGAAATTAAAGAAGGCGATACTTTAGATTTAGGAGATAAAAAGCTTACATTTTATATGACTCCTATGGTTCACTGGCCAGAGTCTATGGTGAGCTATGAGTCAAAACATAAAATATTATTTTCTCAAGATGCTTTTGGAGGTTTTGGTGCTTTAGATGGTCCTATATTTGATGATGAAATAAACTGGGATTTTTATGAATCAGAAACTAGAAGATATTATTCTAATATAGTTGGAAAGCATAGTAAGCAAGTTCAAGTAGCTATAAAAAAACTATCTGGACTTGATATATCTATGATATGCCCTGTTCATGGACCAGTATGGAGAAGCAAGCCTGAAAAGATAGTTTCTCTATATGATAAATGGAGTAAATTTGATACAGATGAAGGTGTTGTAATAGTATACGGTACTATGTACGGAAACACTTCTATCATGGCAGAGGCTATAGCAAGAGTACTTGCTGAAGAAGGTATCAAGGATGTGAAGATGTATGACGTATCCAAAACTCATAACTCACATATTATAAATGAAATCTGGAAGTACAAGGGCTTAATTCTTGGAAGCTGTACCTATAACAACGGACTTTTCCCAATAATGAGCAACCTTGTAAATGTAATCAAAATGAACAATATTCAAAACCACATTTTAGGAGTTTTCGGTTCGTATAGCTGGAGTGGGGGAGCAGTTAAAACATTAAAAGAGTTTGGTGAAACTTGCCAGTATGATTTTATAGAAAATGTAGTTGAAGTTAAATGCTCACCTGCAATTGATGACCTTGAAAAATGTGCAGAGATAGCTAAAGAAATGGCTAAGAGGCTAAAAGAAAGCAGATAA
- the rnr gene encoding ribonuclease R translates to MKLSIKESILQLMREEAYSPLSKTELCQIFCASKADKDILNSILYEMEEEGLIYKTKKEKYGLPQKMNLFVGKLSVHPKGFAFLDTGVEGERDIFIPASALNGAMHHDRVIARVVKSETTQSRTEGEIIKIIERGYTEIVGKFEASKNFGFVISDNKRLTADVFIAKKDSMGAKTGDIVVCKITKYPQKGRNPEGKVKEILGKQGEKGVDLLSIIKQNGLPEEFPKKVLKQAHEIPEDIDPREIHSRLDLRNELIYTIDGSDAKDLDDAISIEKLNNGNYKLGVHIADVTHYVTEGAPLDDEALKRGTSVYLVDTVIPMLPPKLSNGVCSLHPDVDRLTLSCIMEIDEKGKVVSHEIKKTVINSKARLVYEDVSDILENDNEELKQKYSYILDKLKLSEELAKILTARRNQRGAMDFDFPESKILMDEAGNVTDIIKYDRRIANRIIEEFMLIANETVAEQFFWAQIPFVYRVHENPDPEKIRDFVKFIGAFGYTLKGDIEEIHPKELQKLLGDIENTKEELVISTLMLRSLKQARYSPICTGHFGLAAKYYTHFTSPIRRYPDLQIHRIIKETIDESLNEKRLNRLKAIVEKASEQSSIREREADEAQRQVEDLRKAEYMKNHIGEEYEGVISSITSFGMFVELYNTVEGLIRLNNLSDDYYIFDQENYLLFGEHTKKTFKIGDKINIKVDSVNIPLREVNFVLA, encoded by the coding sequence ATGAAACTAAGTATAAAAGAGAGCATATTACAGCTCATGAGAGAAGAGGCATACAGCCCTCTTAGTAAAACTGAATTATGTCAAATATTTTGCGCTAGTAAAGCAGATAAAGATATTTTAAACAGCATACTGTATGAAATGGAAGAGGAAGGCCTAATATACAAAACAAAAAAAGAAAAGTATGGACTTCCGCAGAAAATGAATTTATTTGTGGGCAAACTAAGTGTGCATCCAAAGGGATTTGCATTTTTAGATACAGGAGTAGAAGGAGAAAGAGACATCTTTATTCCAGCAAGCGCATTAAATGGTGCTATGCATCATGATAGAGTAATAGCAAGAGTAGTGAAAAGCGAAACTACTCAGAGTCGTACTGAGGGCGAGATAATTAAAATAATAGAAAGAGGTTATACAGAAATTGTAGGAAAATTCGAAGCTTCTAAAAATTTTGGATTTGTAATATCAGATAATAAAAGGCTTACGGCAGATGTTTTTATAGCAAAGAAAGATTCAATGGGAGCTAAAACTGGAGACATAGTAGTATGTAAGATAACTAAATATCCTCAAAAAGGAAGAAACCCAGAAGGCAAAGTAAAAGAAATTCTAGGAAAACAAGGAGAAAAAGGTGTAGACCTGCTTTCTATTATAAAGCAAAATGGTTTGCCAGAGGAGTTTCCTAAGAAGGTTCTAAAGCAAGCGCATGAAATACCAGAAGACATAGATCCAAGAGAAATTCACTCAAGACTAGATCTTAGAAATGAACTTATATATACAATAGATGGTTCTGATGCCAAGGATTTAGACGATGCAATTTCGATTGAAAAGTTAAATAACGGAAATTACAAGCTAGGTGTCCATATAGCAGATGTTACTCATTATGTGACTGAAGGAGCTCCACTAGATGATGAAGCTCTAAAAAGAGGAACCTCTGTTTATCTAGTAGATACAGTTATTCCTATGCTCCCACCAAAGCTTTCAAATGGAGTATGCTCGCTTCATCCAGATGTAGACAGACTTACCTTATCATGCATTATGGAAATAGATGAAAAAGGCAAGGTTGTAAGTCATGAAATCAAAAAAACAGTTATTAACTCAAAAGCTAGATTAGTTTATGAAGATGTATCTGATATTTTAGAAAATGACAATGAAGAGCTAAAACAAAAATACAGCTATATTTTAGATAAGCTAAAGCTTTCTGAAGAGTTAGCAAAGATATTAACTGCAAGAAGAAATCAAAGAGGGGCTATGGACTTTGATTTTCCAGAGAGCAAGATTCTTATGGACGAAGCTGGAAATGTTACAGATATAATTAAGTACGATAGAAGAATAGCAAATAGAATAATTGAGGAATTTATGCTTATAGCCAATGAAACAGTTGCAGAACAGTTTTTCTGGGCACAGATTCCGTTTGTTTACAGAGTTCATGAAAATCCAGATCCTGAAAAAATAAGAGATTTTGTTAAGTTCATAGGAGCATTTGGATATACTTTAAAAGGTGATATAGAGGAAATTCACCCAAAAGAACTTCAGAAATTGCTTGGAGATATAGAAAATACCAAGGAAGAGCTAGTAATATCAACTCTTATGCTTAGATCTCTTAAGCAAGCTAGATATTCACCGATTTGTACTGGTCACTTTGGGCTTGCAGCTAAGTATTACACTCATTTTACTTCGCCTATTAGAAGATATCCTGACCTTCAGATTCACAGGATAATAAAAGAAACTATTGATGAGTCACTAAATGAAAAAAGACTTAATAGATTAAAGGCTATAGTTGAGAAGGCGTCTGAGCAGTCTTCTATAAGAGAAAGAGAAGCAGATGAAGCCCAGAGACAAGTTGAAGACCTTAGAAAAGCTGAGTATATGAAGAACCATATAGGAGAAGAATATGAAGGAGTTATTTCTTCAATTACTTCATTTGGTATGTTTGTGGAGCTTTACAACACAGTAGAAGGGCTAATAAGACTTAACAATCTTTCAGATGACTATTATATCTTCGACCAAGAAAATTATTTGTTATTTGGAGAGCATACAAAAAAGACCTTCAAAATCGGAGACAAAATTAATATTAAGGTGGATAGTGTCAATATACCTCTTAGAGAAGTGAACTTTGTCCTAGCTTAA
- a CDS encoding peptide chain release factor 3 translates to MSEQTTSFINEVNRRRTFAIISHPDAGKTTLTEKFLLYGGAIRLAGSVKSRRSQKHAVSDWMEIEKQRGISVTSSVLQFDYSGYCINILDTPGHQDFSEDTYRTLMAADSAVMVIDCAKGVEDQTKKLFHVCKMRGIPIFTFINKMDRMGKDPFELMEEVESVLGIRSYPVNWPIGAGRDFKGVYNRQKKQIELFKDSNHGQSQGNVISGDINDPKFNELLGETLHSQLLSDIELLDMAGDEFDMEKILSGELTPTFFGSALTNFGVEPFLESFLEMTTPPTPRQSSNGLIDPKTDNFTGFIFKIQANMDPTHRDRIAFLRICSGKFEKGMSVNHVQVNKKVRLAQPQQFMAQDRVIVDEAYPGDIIGIHDPGIFRIGDTLCADNSKTKYEGIPLFAPEHFAKIFAKNSLKRKQFQKGITQLAEEGSIQVFKRPNIGIEELIVGVVGSLQFEVLEYRLKNEYGVDVIMERTPYRYIRWVEMEGFNPSKFSITMDTMIVEDEDSHPVLLFQNEWSINMVKERNETAVLKEISFRK, encoded by the coding sequence ATGTCGGAACAAACAACGAGTTTTATAAATGAAGTAAATAGAAGAAGAACCTTTGCCATCATCTCACATCCCGATGCTGGTAAGACCACACTTACAGAAAAATTCTTGCTCTACGGAGGGGCTATACGCTTAGCTGGCTCTGTAAAATCAAGACGTTCTCAAAAGCATGCAGTTTCAGACTGGATGGAAATAGAAAAGCAAAGAGGTATTTCTGTTACTTCGAGTGTACTTCAATTTGATTATAGCGGATATTGCATTAATATACTAGACACACCTGGTCACCAAGACTTCAGTGAGGATACCTATAGAACACTTATGGCTGCTGATAGCGCTGTTATGGTTATCGACTGTGCAAAGGGTGTAGAGGACCAGACAAAAAAATTATTCCATGTATGTAAGATGCGCGGAATTCCAATATTTACATTTATAAACAAAATGGATCGTATGGGTAAAGACCCTTTTGAACTTATGGAGGAAGTCGAAAGTGTACTTGGCATTCGCTCTTATCCTGTAAACTGGCCTATTGGAGCTGGAAGAGATTTCAAAGGCGTTTATAATAGACAAAAAAAGCAAATTGAATTATTTAAAGATAGCAACCACGGTCAAAGCCAAGGAAATGTAATCAGCGGGGATATTAATGATCCAAAGTTCAACGAGCTACTTGGTGAAACCCTTCATTCACAGCTACTAAGCGATATTGAGCTTCTAGATATGGCTGGGGATGAATTTGATATGGAAAAAATTCTATCTGGGGAACTAACGCCTACTTTCTTTGGTAGTGCCCTTACAAATTTTGGTGTTGAGCCATTTTTGGAATCCTTTTTAGAAATGACTACTCCTCCTACTCCAAGACAAAGTAGCAACGGTCTTATTGACCCAAAAACAGATAATTTTACAGGCTTTATATTTAAGATTCAAGCTAATATGGACCCTACACATAGAGATAGAATTGCATTTTTGAGAATATGCTCAGGCAAGTTTGAAAAAGGCATGTCAGTAAATCACGTTCAGGTGAATAAAAAAGTTAGACTTGCTCAGCCTCAGCAGTTTATGGCTCAAGATAGAGTAATAGTAGATGAAGCCTACCCTGGAGATATAATAGGTATTCATGACCCAGGAATATTTAGAATCGGAGATACCTTGTGCGCTGATAATTCGAAGACAAAATACGAAGGAATCCCACTTTTTGCACCTGAGCACTTTGCAAAGATATTTGCAAAAAACTCTCTTAAGAGAAAGCAATTCCAAAAGGGAATTACTCAGCTAGCTGAAGAAGGAAGCATTCAGGTATTTAAAAGACCTAATATAGGTATAGAAGAGCTAATCGTAGGAGTTGTAGGCTCACTTCAGTTCGAGGTATTAGAATATAGGCTTAAAAATGAATACGGTGTAGACGTAATAATGGAAAGAACTCCATATAGATATATCAGATGGGTTGAAATGGAAGGCTTTAATCCTTCAAAATTCTCTATCACTATGGATACCATGATAGTTGAGGACGAAGATTCACATCCTGTTTTACTATTCCAAAACGAATGGTCTATCAATATGGTAAAAGAACGTAATGAGACTGCTGTTCTAAAGGAAATTTCATTTAGAAAGTAA